ATACACGTACCATCGACTCCAGTAAGCTGGTGAGTAGATTCTACATCACGGAGGTACTTAATGTCCCCATTTGCAATGACAGGGACAGATACACTGTCTTTGATTGTCTTTATAGCATCATAATGGACTGGCTGGTGCCGTTCTTCTGCTGTACGACCGTGGACTGTTATCCATGACACACCAGCTGACTCAGCCTTCTGACAGAGATCCACCGTACGCTTCAGGTCCTTGTGAATTCTGTGGTCAAATGGGATTATGAGATTACTAacttggttaaaaaaacaaacaaaaaaaacagtatctTGACATACAAGTTAAGTAAGATCACTCTTTACATGTAGTtctaaaatactgtaaaactgGTTACATATTTTACCTTATTTTGATGGACACTGTGTAATTTGGATTGTCCACTTGATTTCTCACGTGTCTGACCATGTCTTTCACAAGTTCAGGTTTGTTGATGAGGCATGCACCGTACCCAGCCGACATAGCCCATCTGAAAACACGACATTAAAGTGAATcaaataattataaattatgCAGATACGTTCTTTAGATATTTTGAATCCAGAAACAATAGGATAAGTGCTCCttagcatttaaaataaaataaaatgaatcaaaggGAAACATACTATATTCAATGAGAAATAAGTACATCAAACAAAATGCCTGCTgtaaaatcaaactgaaaagaaGTGATGCACGGACTAAATGCACTGAGGTTCATGGTGAGTAGCTGCACCTCTGGGGACAGCCACAGTTGAGGTCAACTCCATCAGAGAAAGGTGCTACCACACACGCTGCATCTGCCAGAGTCTGAGTATCATGGGCAGCAAACTGCACTATCAGGGGACGGTCACCTTagcagacaaagaaagaatgacaaaaaatagcaataaaaacCTTTCTTTGTCTTATCATGTCTCACATTTAAGATAAAACTGCAGCACAACTGACAGTTACAATGTAATTACTCACCATCATTGGTCGTGAATTCACTGTCTCTGGCTTTGACAGATCGCATAAAGTCAGCAGCAACTATCATCGGGGTGAAACAGATGTCACAGTTGTATTTCCTTACCAAGGACCTGAACGCAAGCCTGTAGAGAAAAACTACACAAGTTAGCACGGAGCTATAAATGGTAGATATTCTTCAAGAAATGAATAGCCGCAGTTACAGGACGAGTCCACTTACTTTGAATATCGAACCATTGGGGCGCATATTTTCAggacttttcctttttcaaacaTGTCCATGATGCTGTGGTCATTGCCTTCAGTCTTCATTCTTCCAAAGTAACTGAGCACTGCTAGCTCAGTAGCATAACAAGCTAACTATCGCAATACTTCTACCGTCTAACGCCTATATCATTGTTTCAAGTctacaacaatataaatatacGTAGTATAAACCCGCACAGGCTTATGTAAGTACACAGTCATAAAGAGTTTTACCTCGGAACGACAATACAACAACGATGCTTGAGGAAAGCATGCgagtaaaaaaatatgtgggCGTGTCCTCCGCACGACCTTTGAACCCTTCATCATAAAAAGCAACAcgtgcttatttattttattttgtctttaaccGAGCGTCTATAGCACAGTTATTTGGAATTTAGtctataaaaatattatttttggaaaaaaataataatgaaaaacgATAGTATTCAGATACATAGATCTACGTCATAACAAACGTGAAATGCCGCTTCAGGGACCGTGGGAAAATTCAACTTTCGAGTTATTATTTAACTGCAGAATGTAGAGTAAAAATTACTTGCTGAAGGTGAGATATTAGCAACATGCAAACAATCAATATGGGCTGAAAATTACACTTGAAGTTAAACTTAAAAAGCAAATgcgtcatgtttttttattttatttttatttattttagaaaagaagagaaagaaaacgaaTTTTGTGGCTGTATTGCCGAAAAGACAGGCCCAAGCCTGGGGTGTATTTACGCGTAGCGAGAAGACAAAAAGGGGATATGCAATGAGGCCATGGTGTAAGATGTTACCCAAATCTATTCCTCTCCTTTCATCAGGGCAGGACCACCAAAGGAGGAAGCATCTTCTGAAGAAACCCCTCTGGTGCAGGAATGCTTAAGACACAGAACTAATGCAATAACTACCAACACTGCTGTAATTTTGTACACATCCAACAGCCAGCCAACGgaacacggacacacacacacacacacagtttttcatGACACGTTCACTCTGTGGCCACAAGGGGGCATTACAGCAttacatttgaaaaaagaaTATGGCATTGTGAGGGAAAAGGGACATTTCactcaaataaatacatcagaGAAATGGTGGCGACAGCAGCCACAAGTCGATATTACATCCACATATCTTGGCTATTTAGGTGGGATTTGTTGGGATGTATGTATGCATTACCTGtatagagttaaaaaaaaaacagtaaatcacACAGCCGTTGAAGTATTTATCACTTTATTTGAAAATGGCACTGAATAAGTGACTaaaatcaaactgaaagcatCACAGATACATCGGTAAGGCACAAACACTTCGCAGACACCTCCTGCCACGACTGTGGGAAAACATGTGAATCAgcagatataaaaaatatctccAGACCATaaaacttcaaaaacaaaaaaaaaaagaataaatatatatccaAAGAAAGTTATAGCAGTGGAATGCAGCTTGTTACTTTCACATAGAAACCAGTGAGTGATACCGACATACTATCCACTTATTGGTAAACGCCACACTCATGATCCATCTgtactacctacctacctaaccAGTTTGTTTAAGCTTCCGCATCAGATCGTACTGAAAGGTCCCCCTCAATCTATCAACAACTGGAGAGTACAttacaaactgcagctgtaaaGAGTGGCTAGAGACGAGGCTTGAGAAGAGCTAAACTTCTGTCATgctgtgcacaaacacaataccctgtgaaataaaaccaaacacgtGAACACACCTTTTGCACAATGTGGGTAAATTAGTGATTTCTTAACATCCATCCAAACCCAGAATCGTGTTTAACTGCTGTTCCGCTCCTCACCCAGCCACCTTTACTCAAGCCATACACAAATTACAATGACAGACTTAGACCTCAATgcgtttaaaaattaaaaaccagTCGCTCTGCATGCCCGACCAACTTGATGGGACTCGACTGTGCTGAGGGCGAAGTAGTATTCTCTTCATCTTGGTCCTTATTAGTTTTacagctggtaaaaaaaaaaaacaaatacgaTCACACCTCTGAAAAGCTTAACATGGCAAACAAAGTGaagcatttaataataaaatactcaTGTAAaatctgttgttgtgttcactGGCAGGGACATATGCATATCAAGAGCGAATCAACTCATCCATCCTTGCCATCACAGCAGAGAAGCTCCCTGTCCTTCTTCCAGCTTTGTACTTAAAGGATAGCAAGCTACACAAACGTAAAGAGACAACACAGCAGGTCAGTTGCAGCCAGCGTTAGAGGAGCTCCAGTACAGGGGCCGACGTGATCGACTGCCGTTGCGTGGCCCCGTCCATCTGCCCCCTTCGTCCGCTTTCACTGAGGTAGCTTTCTGTGGCCAGTCGCCTCCAGCTCCACGCTGGAGAGGAAGCGCCTGGATAGCCGGTGGCAGTCATAGCTCAGCTCTGTGGTGTAGACGGCGCTGGTTCTCTTGGGGTAGATGATGGTGGTGCTCTGGTAGCGTTGGGGGCGATGGCGGGGTTGGAACTCCAGCTGCGTCTTGTAGTGGCGCCAGGTGCTGTGGGACATGGCCACGATGGTCTGCTGGCAGTTCTCAAGGCCCTGGCCCAGGGGCAGCAGGGCCACGTCCTGGATGAAGTGCCGGTCCGAGTCGTAGTGCACGGATGAGGTGTATCTGTGGAGGACCCAAAGTAGAATCGTTAagtcaaaagaaatgaaaggaaacttGTCTGCACGGAATCTATATCGGTTCCTTTTAAGGCCACGACTCAAGGTCCGTCTCAGTCCACTGATCGCTTTGCGAACACTTTGCAGTTCTCAAATCAGACCCACCTCATTTCCTTTGCAGGTAATGGGTCAAGTGCTATTCCTTCTCCAAAAGAGAGTGGGTGCAGC
This sequence is a window from Mugil cephalus isolate CIBA_MC_2020 chromosome 9, CIBA_Mcephalus_1.1, whole genome shotgun sequence. Protein-coding genes within it:
- the rflnb gene encoding refilin B, with translation MVGRLNLPNVCEGDPLDMSCRADRGLDSPDSGLPPSPSPSAWLQPVCADKAGGVSPVSEDEGRGSLVPVLPVESFPQLHPLSFGEGIALDPLPAKEMRYTSSVHYDSDRHFIQDVALLPLGQGLENCQQTIVAMSHSTWRHYKTQLEFQPRHRPQRYQSTTIIYPKRTSAVYTTELSYDCHRLSRRFLSSVELEATGHRKLPQ